One Serpentinicella alkaliphila DNA segment encodes these proteins:
- a CDS encoding DUF2225 domain-containing protein, whose translation MEHFLYDKDVQCPLCRNKFKTKKVRTRFLKVVKRDDDFCVTYKDINPIYYHIFTCPECGYSSSESEFNNLSKIGKEILEKSIRGKWSKRDFGGIRGHREAEEVYKLAILNGQLMKKPKGYIGGLCLKLAWIYREQNDKREFAFLKYALDLLEDAYQNERFPIASLDEVNLAYLIGELSRRLGDPKKSVVWYSKALDNPDIRRHRLLQIRAREQWSLAREQYKSHKEMKQNA comes from the coding sequence GATGTCCAATGTCCATTGTGTAGGAATAAATTTAAAACGAAAAAAGTTAGGACAAGGTTTTTGAAAGTCGTTAAAAGAGATGATGACTTTTGTGTTACATATAAGGATATTAATCCAATATACTATCATATTTTTACTTGTCCAGAGTGTGGCTATAGCTCCTCAGAGAGTGAATTTAATAATTTAAGTAAAATAGGGAAAGAAATATTGGAAAAAAGTATTAGAGGCAAGTGGAGTAAAAGGGACTTTGGTGGAATTAGAGGACATAGGGAGGCTGAAGAAGTGTACAAGCTAGCTATACTCAATGGACAGCTAATGAAAAAACCAAAGGGATATATAGGGGGGTTGTGTTTAAAGCTAGCTTGGATTTATAGAGAGCAAAATGATAAAAGAGAATTTGCATTTTTAAAATATGCCTTAGACCTTTTGGAAGATGCTTATCAAAATGAACGATTCCCGATTGCGAGCTTAGATGAAGTTAATCTAGCCTATCTAATAGGAGAACTGAGTAGAAGGTTGGGAGACCCAAAAAAATCTGTTGTTTGGTATTCTAAGGCTTTAGATAACCCTGATATTAGAAGACATAGACTTCTACAGATTAGGGCTAGGGAGCAATGGAGCTTAGCAAGGGAACAATATAAATCACATAAGGAAATGAAACAAAATGCCTAA